A DNA window from Arachis duranensis cultivar V14167 chromosome 3, aradu.V14167.gnm2.J7QH, whole genome shotgun sequence contains the following coding sequences:
- the LOC110278780 gene encoding uncharacterized protein LOC110278780, which yields MANILLFFFFCLAANDYRVDGTTLPISTTEEDEIKRHLNLINKPPIRSFQTEQGYIVDCIDIHKQPAFDHPFLKNHKLQRKPTFLERRKHAFYYVTNKTLDFVLEKFSCPKGYVPIRRTSKDDLINEIKTTSFAHHHLAQSFPGNHLVAMIMDNREDGYMGVNGHINVYQPKVRKYQMSIAQIAVQNGESNGINTILFGWQVSPQIYHNKLTHVFVLWTSDSFRTTGCYNMMCPGFIQIDPHFTIGLPIINLSTYEGPQFEISLSISQDSQTKNWWLVAQNRHIGYFPAALFSNLSTANRVGWGGRVSGVMKGQSPPMGSGHFPDGDLTHACFIRKISYVVSDGSTEEPVQDVPKLGGDNPQCYGLKYFGFLDPQNRFTLQFGGPGGSCAI from the exons ATGgccaatattttattattctttttcttttgcttagcAGCCAATGATTACAGGGTTGATGGTACTACGTTACCCATATCTACAACAGAAGAAGACGAAATAAAGAGACATCTGAACCTCATCAACAAGCCTCCCATTAGGAGCTTCCAA ACGGAACAAGGTTATATTGTTGATTGTATTGATATCCACAAGCAACCAGCTTTTGACCATCCTTTCTTGAAAAATCATAAGCTTCAG AGAAAGCCAACTTTTCTAGAGAGAAGGAAGCATGCTTTTTATTATGTAACAAATAAAACACTAGATTTTGTGTTAGAGAAATTCTCTTGTCCAAAAGGGTATGTTCCTATCCGTAGAACATCTAAAGATGACCTTATTAATGAAATCAAAACCACTTCTTTTGCTCATCATCACTTGGCTCAAAGCTTCCCAGGAAATCAT CTTGTAGCAATGATAATGGACAATAGAGAGGATGGGTATATGGGAGTTAATGGCCACATCAATGTTTATCAACCAAAAGTAAGGAAGTATCAAATGAGTATTGCTCAAATTGCGGTTCAGAACGGTGAATCTAATGGAATTAACACAATCCTTTTTGGGTGGCag GTGTCCCCGCAAATTTATCACAACAAATTAACACACGTTTTCGTTCTATGGACG TCGGATTCATTCAGGACAACAGGATGTTACAATATGATGTGTCCAGGTTTTATACAGATTGATCCTCATTTCACTATTGGCCTCCCTATCATTAATCTCTCTACTTATGAAGGCCCACAATTCGAAATTTCTTTGTCAATTTCACAG GATTCCCAAACAAAAAACTGGTGGCTAGTAGCACAAAACAGACACATTGGATATTTTCCAGCAGCATTATTCTCAAACTTGTCAACGGCCAATAGAGTTGGTTGGGGTGGCAGAGTTTCTGGTGTTATGAAGGGTCAGAGTCCACCCATGGGCTCCGGTCACTTCCCAGATGGGGACCTGACACATGCCTGTTTCATCAGAAAGATTTCATATGTTGTGTCTGATGGCTCAACCGAGGAACCGGTTCAGGATGTTCCAAAACTTGGGGGTGATAATCCTCAATGCTATGGCCTCAAATATTTTGGCTTTTTGGATCCCCAAAATAGATTCACCCTTCAGTTTGGGGGCCCTGGTGGATCTTGTGCCATATAA